acaaattctacatcaaaacgtccgaaacaaaatgaggaactcatgCCCATActtaattttagtgtaaatatactaagtttaaaaaatatatattttttttatttttccctaataaaagtaaaaaaacggtcagtgaaaaaaaaaacaaagtataaaaaaatagccctaagtGTCACGGAATAAAGGATGCAGCAAAAATACACTTTGGTAgttgaagagaaaaaaataaaaattgggcaCCACATCAGTTTTGCGCAATTACACTTTAGGAAAATCTTGTCATTTAGAATTATGTATTTTCCGCATGCTCCCCCGATTACCTTCCTGGCAAGTGAATGCAGCATCCGACAATGAGCACTTACACAGGCAGagcagagggaaaaaaattgAGAGGGAATCTAGTGCTTTTAAAAACCTAGCAGGCCTTCAAGCATTGTAATGGCCCTCGATGTCTTCCCCAGATTTGTATTGTGGAATCCACGGTCCGCAGcaaacacagtactgcacatgtccgacggcgagccatccgaaccatctgcagtacagagaatacaggtacgtgcggacgccggccgggcacagggttggattctgctttGGGCCCATGCATGCAGAATCTGCCCAttctgtgcagccggcctaagcagTAATATCTTCAAACCATAGAAACTCCGGAGGAACTTACTTTCTCCATCACCATCTTTATCAAACTCCTCAATCATAGCTCGGAGCTCTTCATCTGTCATGTTCTCACCAAGTTCTCTAGCAACTCGACGGAGGTTCCTCAAGCTGATTCTTCCTGAATCATCATCATCGAACAGTTTAAAAGCTTTAAGCATCTCTTCTTGGGGATCGCGGTCCAATATCAAGTCTGTAACTAAAGCAGATCAGGATGTGGAATTACTTTATAAGTTTATAAACAGAGCAGAAGAAACCTGGAAGATATAGGAGGCAACTTTCATCATTGCAACTAGTGTCACTGTGGTATACCGATTCATATAGAAGGGGAACTCTGTCGATTTGTATCTTTTTTATGTTGATTAGGGAATAGGTTGTAAGTGTACTGGAGAAGTCCATAAATGTAACATTATTAGAGAATTAAACACTGGTTTGAGGTCTCAAACAATACCTTTTAATTCCCTGCCCCACTTACCCTGCtttattttctgcacatttttactcgaatggcttccattaaagtcaatggaagccgcccgatgCGCGGCCTGTCCGCAGCGGACACCCTCAACGTGCTGTGGataagcaggagatttttttaaaaatgcattgtGCATGCGCGCAGTATGCCATCGATGCACCCAGCGTATccaccatgcagaagaaagaagatccgtccgggacGGAGAAGACCCGCACCGCAGCCAGATAAGGGAAGAAAAAGGCCATAAAATGTCCATGGCTGCAGGCACGGGTGGAATCTGTGCACGCCCGGTCACAGGAGGCCTTACACAAGCATTTGTAAAGATGAGGCGCTTTTTAACATGTTACAGCATTTTTGTGAGCGTTTGCCTGCGGGCTTACTGCATACTCTGTGCAGTAACAACACACCGGCAAAGTAAGCTAATGACGTCACCATCTGTTCCCCCTCCCGGTGGCATAGTAAGCAGGGttgaaaatgctgtaaaacgtTGTACACAGCATCAAGACGCCTACAGCGAGGGACAGAAGAATTCTATTGGAACGTCTAGAAGAAAGGGTTTTATCtctatttttacagaaaaaacaaTAATTGGCAACACAAAGGTATTTAGCTGTGtgccattaaagaaaaaaaaaattaaaatacaccTTGGACAGAAGAGATTCCGAAGCGGGCATCAAGATGGCACGGCAAATGAGATATAAGTATTCCCTGTAAACATGCAATAGGGAACAAGCACTTACCAACTTCATTGAAGTCATCAAACGTAATCTTCCCCGTGGCTTCACTGTCATAGTCTTTCAGGATTTTTAAAACATCTGCTTTCTTAACATCAAACCCCAAAGCTCGCATGGCCACCTGCCGGACACAGAACATTAACCATCAGGCCTCCCACACTAGCAATGTGCTGCACGCGAAAAACAGGTCCCCCCATGGACGGCATGCGGACCCATGTTATTCAGTGAGGCAGCGCACACTACCGAGTTCTTCACGCAGACATGTAAGACTCACCACATGTCCTACTCCTGCCTGTGGcaatcagaacatgaaaatgcgTGTCAGCCATTTTtatattggacagcacacggtCAGGTGTCTGCGTGGGGTTCATTGTGAAGAAGTCCGAGACTTGTGAACTTGTGGCAAGTGTGTaggtaataatataataataatctttatttgtatagcgccaacatattctgcagcgcttacatagacagggggaatacagaaagacaaaagtacaaacattacagaaccatggttacatagtaatcaattgatggaaacaataggggtgagggtcctgctccacagagcttacatactacaagtaatggggtgatacagaaggtaaaggggctggagatgtgcatggtatggtggggtggagagtgagggatgctatacacagacaatggtcagagatt
This region of Eleutherodactylus coqui strain aEleCoq1 chromosome 5, aEleCoq1.hap1, whole genome shotgun sequence genomic DNA includes:
- the CETN3 gene encoding centrin-3, producing the protein MSLAVRTDLAVDRTKKKKKRELSEEQKQEIKDAFDLFDTDKDKAIDYHELKVAMRALGFDVKKADVLKILKDYDSEATGKITFDDFNEVVTDLILDRDPQEEMLKAFKLFDDDDSGRISLRNLRRVARELGENMTDEELRAMIEEFDKDGDGEINLQEFISIMTEDE